The Deinococcus yavapaiensis KR-236 genomic sequence CCGCCGAAAGAGGCCCGCGAACGCGGGAAATCTTCGTTTGCGTTTTCTCGAATCTTTTGGAGGTCCCAGCATGACGGAACGTTTCTCGCCCCCCAACTCCGACCGGTTCGCGGAAATCTACCCACCGATGACCGAGCAGGAAGCCGTCGTCGAAGCCAATCGCTGCCTGTACTGTTACGACGCGCCCTGCCTCCAAGCTTGCCCGACGCACATTGACATTCCCACCTTCATCCGCAAGATCGCCACGGGCAACCTGCGAGGCTCTGCCAAGACCATTCTGGAAGCCAACTTCCTCGGAGGAACGTGCGCTCGGGTCTGTCCCGTCGAGGAGCTTTGCGAAGGCGCGTGCGTTCTCGGCAAGGACCACGAGCCCATCCAGATCGGGCGCCTACAACGCCACGCGGTCGACTTCGTGCAACTCAAGGGCATTGAAGTCTTTCAAGCCGGTCCGCCCAACGGCATGAAGGTCGCCGTGGTCGGCTCCGGACCGGCGGGCATCTCGACGGCCGCCGAACTCGCCAAGCGCGGGTACGCCGTGACGCTCTTCGAGAAGCGCGACCTCGCCGGAGGCCTCAGCACCTACGGCATCATCGTTTTGCGCGAGCCCGTCGAGGTCGCCCAGCGGGAAGTCGAGAGCCTCAAGCACCTCGGTGTGGACATCCGCACCGGCTACGAGCTCACGAGCCGCGAAGGACTCGACGCCCTGCTCACCGAATTCGACGCGGTCTTCCTCGGGCTCGGTCTCGGCGCCGTTCCCGCGATGGGCATGCCCAACGAGGAGCACGCGCTCGACGGCATCGAGCTCATCGAGAAGAGCAAGTTCGACCTTTCGAGCATCCACGTCGGTGATCGTGTCGCCGTGATTGGCGCTGGCAACACCGCCGTCGACGCGGCAACCGTCGCCCGCCGTCTCGGACGCGACGTGACGATGGTGTACCGCCGCGGCGAGAGCGAGATGACCGCTTACCGACACGAGTACGAATTCGCCTTGCTCGAAGGCATCAAGTACGAGTTCTACACGCAG encodes the following:
- a CDS encoding NAD(P)-dependent oxidoreductase, whose translation is MTERFSPPNSDRFAEIYPPMTEQEAVVEANRCLYCYDAPCLQACPTHIDIPTFIRKIATGNLRGSAKTILEANFLGGTCARVCPVEELCEGACVLGKDHEPIQIGRLQRHAVDFVQLKGIEVFQAGPPNGMKVAVVGSGPAGISTAAELAKRGYAVTLFEKRDLAGGLSTYGIIVLREPVEVAQREVESLKHLGVDIRTGYELTSREGLDALLTEFDAVFLGLGLGAVPAMGMPNEEHALDGIELIEKSKFDLSSIHVGDRVAVIGAGNTAVDAATVARRLGRDVTMVYRRGESEMTAYRHEYEFALLEGIKYEFYTQPIGIEVENGRVTGLKCIKVALGEPDASGRPAPVLVAGSEFVIPCDSVVKAVGQEKPALATELGLAVHKGYIEVDDDLRTSLANVYAGGDCVRVRGNATTVMATQDGKIAARAIHGDLQAKLQAAISAAGV